A region from the Sebaldella sp. S0638 genome encodes:
- a CDS encoding competence/damage-inducible protein A — protein MNSEIICVGTELLVGDILNTNAKYISEKLAAIGINLYYQTVVGDNHERLKKVLDAAYKRADLVILTGGLGPTIDDITKEVVAEYHNEKLVKVDKYYNILAKRYKQMNAEVPAGGIKEVSILENSTLLENEVGIAPGFSYEKDNKITVVMPGPPSEMTVMFDNEVMPALLKYSSDLIRFRTLKIIGVPEGKVDEDLAEYFVMSNPTVAPYAKTGEVHVRIGVKGKNEAELIKEIDKIEKEIRAVYPDNIYTTGEENFYDIVVKTLHEKGLALATAESITGGKIADYIVSVAGASKVYKGGYITYSNEEKEKLLGIEKDKIDKYGAVSNEICMEMLNGLERNIPADIYIATTGVAGPDKDEKDNEVGTVFIGFSIKGEKTVKKYTYSGSRNAIRERAVRTALLELWKSIK, from the coding sequence ATGAATAGTGAAATAATATGTGTAGGCACAGAACTGCTGGTAGGAGATATACTAAATACAAATGCAAAATATATTTCTGAAAAACTGGCAGCCATAGGAATAAATCTTTATTACCAAACTGTAGTAGGGGATAATCATGAAAGGCTGAAAAAAGTATTGGATGCAGCATATAAGAGAGCTGATCTGGTAATACTTACAGGTGGACTGGGACCTACAATAGATGATATAACGAAAGAAGTAGTAGCAGAATATCATAATGAAAAACTGGTAAAAGTAGATAAATATTATAATATACTCGCTAAAAGATATAAGCAGATGAATGCAGAAGTTCCTGCTGGAGGAATAAAAGAAGTATCAATACTGGAAAATTCCACACTTCTTGAAAATGAAGTCGGGATAGCTCCGGGATTTTCTTATGAAAAAGATAATAAAATAACAGTAGTTATGCCGGGTCCGCCAAGTGAGATGACTGTCATGTTTGATAATGAAGTAATGCCCGCGCTACTAAAATATTCAAGTGATCTGATAAGATTCAGAACACTGAAAATAATAGGAGTTCCTGAAGGGAAAGTAGATGAAGATCTGGCAGAGTATTTTGTAATGTCGAATCCTACTGTGGCACCATATGCCAAAACAGGTGAAGTTCATGTAAGAATAGGCGTAAAAGGTAAAAATGAAGCAGAACTTATAAAGGAAATTGATAAAATAGAAAAGGAAATAAGAGCGGTATATCCTGATAATATCTATACAACAGGAGAAGAAAACTTTTATGATATAGTAGTAAAAACGCTACATGAAAAAGGGCTTGCACTCGCTACGGCAGAATCCATTACAGGAGGAAAAATTGCAGATTATATAGTAAGTGTAGCCGGGGCATCAAAGGTATATAAAGGCGGATACATTACATATTCTAATGAAGAAAAAGAAAAACTGCTTGGTATAGAGAAAGATAAAATAGATAAATACGGGGCTGTAAGCAATGAAATATGTATGGAAATGCTGAACGGACTTGAAAGAAACATTCCCGCTGATATTTATATAGCGACAACCGGTGTAGCAGGACCAGATAAAGATGAGAAGGATAATGAAGTAGGAACTGTCTTTATTGGATTTAGCATAAAGGGAGAAAAAACGGTAAAAAAATATACTTATTCAGGCTCAAGAAATGCAATAAGAGAGAGAGCAGTCAGAACTGCACTTCTTGAACTTTGGAAATCAATAAAGTAA